A region from the Mycoplasmopsis phocirhinis genome encodes:
- a CDS encoding NAD(P)/FAD-dependent oxidoreductase gives MEYDVIIIGTGPAGSNAALYAARGGLKTLIIEKENTGGKIVTSATVENWLGTSTISGYDLGEKMLNHAKENGAKLLMAEVVKINSLSEFEKEVVLKNSKVITTKSIIVATGLKHREPTFIKNYEQFRNNGVHFCTTCDAPLYRNKNIVVLGGGNSAVEEAIFAARFVNHVDMIVLNEITADKVLVDALKQTPNISVHTQSQILELNGDEDGIKEVVVQNNQTNEITKFNSLALFSLIGFVPDNSIHKHLNLTDEKGFIKVNEDMETSVKNIYAAGDIIVKKVRQLITAASDGCVAAKTLIDKINLNK, from the coding sequence ATGGAATACGATGTAATTATTATAGGTACTGGACCTGCTGGTTCAAATGCAGCTCTATATGCTGCTAGAGGTGGACTTAAAACTTTAATTATTGAAAAAGAAAATACCGGAGGTAAAATTGTTACTAGTGCTACAGTTGAAAACTGATTAGGTACAAGCACAATTTCTGGTTATGATTTAGGTGAAAAAATGCTAAATCACGCAAAAGAAAACGGTGCTAAATTATTGATGGCTGAAGTTGTTAAAATTAATTCTTTATCTGAATTTGAAAAAGAAGTAGTTTTAAAAAACAGCAAAGTTATAACAACTAAATCAATTATTGTAGCAACTGGCTTAAAACACCGCGAACCAACATTTATTAAAAACTACGAGCAATTTCGTAATAACGGTGTTCACTTCTGTACAACTTGTGATGCACCTTTATACCGTAACAAAAATATAGTTGTTTTAGGTGGTGGTAATTCAGCTGTTGAAGAAGCAATCTTTGCTGCTAGATTTGTCAATCATGTTGATATGATCGTTTTAAATGAAATAACAGCTGATAAAGTACTTGTTGATGCTTTAAAACAAACCCCAAATATTAGCGTTCATACACAATCACAAATTTTAGAATTAAACGGTGATGAAGATGGAATTAAAGAAGTCGTGGTTCAAAATAACCAAACAAATGAAATAACAAAATTTAATTCTTTAGCACTATTTTCACTAATTGGTTTTGTGCCTGACAACTCAATTCATAAACATTTAAATTTAACCGATGAAAAAGGTTTTATTAAAGTTAACGAAGATATGGAAACTTCAGTCAAAAACATTTATGCTGCTGGAGATATTATTGTTAAAAAAGTTAGACAATTAATAACTGCGGCCAGTGATGGCTGTGTAGCAGCTAAAACTTTAATCGATAAAATAAACTTAAATAAATAA
- the rpmB gene encoding 50S ribosomal protein L28: protein MARVDQLTGKRAQTGNKRSHAMNASKRKFNLNLQKVKMYVDGKKVTLRVTAKTAKTLRRNAASV from the coding sequence ATGGCTAGAGTAGATCAATTAACAGGTAAGCGTGCACAAACAGGAAATAAACGTTCTCACGCTATGAATGCATCTAAAAGAAAATTTAACTTAAACTTACAAAAAGTTAAAATGTATGTTGATGGCAAAAAAGTTACTTTAAGAGTTACAGCAAAAACAGCTAAAACCCTTAGAAGAAACGCTGCTAGTGTTTAA
- a CDS encoding putative immunoglobulin-blocking virulence protein, whose product MKFFKNKKNKLISLSVLSTISLTSIASVAIYLAASKPVNAIDYQTNAKASQNFIAKDNLELDKTLNSLIDLNLKEIPKPTPQPKPKPEPKKEIKIIKITAEDKPKPKPEPKAEVKPVPKPKIEPIQQPKQELNNLISDEDREVAYEDNLANLTLVGVDVHAKIENAKTRQIFKYDVKHSITNPNPYQNDTTGKIISVDVTDKLRKAAVENAKGGPVGLNGDMIKILIDSYLHIKELNGTKIDNFVKQNSHYWDKEFWKWQRLFDSENVKKFLNEEGLAQYDTFDFGGSKAYRYLWLYNHIDFSKVTKLSKVAEDYLAKGYVLDQRETYFTENGELESSAYNLPDDYNGTISRLKRDNLTRRVFSYDSPYNRSPDQIRDGSYPGWTSSDVTLTDNEFKDLVQTGDGVKIILMTRDKFIENDPKQINQGYVLEIDAANKLGYDKTIKLIQRVKQNNLNVISYRIKNMGENDTAQAFKPILRELPDKILQLELHFSDRATNTGSLIELENKSIKELALYTRGNSLLDEWSINPLALRKTEWINTNDYNVSSEYAAGAVIFTRITFNTLAFDVQDYDKNSTNPFERINLGLRMAYYARNNEPFFQGAYGSGLDADHNEGGNSYPTGLDFSRVPEIKSLRGLIFNDIIKSSNNSRKIWRATFYNNDRFFEIDNLNLEQAGFENFAQAFATERPKIKFSNGPTTVGFKIKEDLSSTAIANLIRFKELVKNDNKDFLGKILVDVDTPNKDSVVQKLQNAGFTVEQDNGFSFQ is encoded by the coding sequence ATGAAATTTTTTAAAAATAAGAAAAATAAATTGATTAGTTTATCTGTTTTATCTACTATTAGTTTAACTTCAATTGCAAGTGTTGCTATATATTTAGCAGCATCTAAACCAGTAAATGCTATTGATTATCAAACTAATGCAAAGGCTAGTCAAAATTTTATTGCTAAAGACAATTTGGAATTAGACAAAACACTTAATTCACTCATAGACCTTAACCTTAAAGAAATTCCAAAACCTACACCTCAACCAAAACCAAAACCTGAACCAAAAAAAGAAATAAAAATCATTAAAATTACAGCCGAAGATAAACCTAAACCAAAACCTGAACCTAAAGCCGAAGTTAAACCTGTACCAAAACCAAAAATTGAACCAATTCAACAACCTAAACAAGAATTAAATAATTTAATTAGTGATGAAGATAGAGAAGTTGCTTATGAAGATAATTTAGCTAATTTAACTCTTGTAGGTGTTGATGTTCATGCTAAAATTGAAAATGCAAAAACTCGGCAAATTTTTAAATATGATGTTAAACATAGTATTACTAATCCAAACCCATACCAAAACGATACAACAGGTAAAATTATTTCTGTTGATGTCACAGATAAATTAAGAAAAGCGGCCGTTGAAAACGCCAAAGGTGGCCCTGTTGGCCTAAACGGGGATATGATTAAAATTTTGATTGATTCGTATCTTCATATCAAAGAACTAAATGGCACAAAAATAGATAATTTTGTCAAACAAAATAGTCATTATTGAGATAAAGAATTTTGAAAATGACAAAGATTATTTGACAGCGAAAATGTTAAAAAATTTTTAAATGAAGAAGGTTTAGCTCAATATGATACTTTTGATTTTGGAGGTAGTAAAGCCTATCGTTATCTTTGATTATATAATCATATAGATTTTTCTAAAGTAACTAAACTTTCAAAAGTAGCAGAAGATTATTTAGCAAAAGGTTATGTTTTAGATCAACGCGAAACCTATTTTACTGAAAACGGAGAATTAGAATCTAGCGCATATAATTTACCTGATGATTATAATGGCACAATTTCAAGATTAAAAAGAGATAATTTAACTCGTCGCGTATTTAGTTATGATTCGCCATACAATAGAAGTCCAGACCAAATAAGAGACGGAAGTTATCCAGGCTGAACTAGCAGCGATGTCACACTAACTGATAATGAATTTAAAGATTTAGTACAAACTGGCGACGGTGTCAAAATCATTTTAATGACTAGAGATAAATTTATTGAAAATGATCCAAAACAAATCAATCAAGGTTATGTGTTAGAAATTGATGCTGCCAATAAATTAGGTTATGATAAAACTATTAAATTAATTCAAAGAGTAAAACAAAACAACTTAAATGTTATTTCATATCGTATCAAAAACATGGGCGAAAATGACACAGCACAAGCTTTTAAACCGATTTTAAGAGAATTGCCAGATAAAATTCTACAACTTGAATTGCATTTTAGTGATCGTGCTACTAATACTGGTTCTTTAATAGAATTAGAAAATAAAAGCATTAAAGAATTGGCTCTATACACTCGGGGTAATTCACTATTAGATGAATGAAGTATAAATCCTCTTGCTTTGCGCAAAACAGAATGAATTAATACTAATGATTATAATGTTAGCAGCGAATACGCAGCTGGTGCAGTCATTTTTACGCGTATTACTTTTAACACTTTAGCCTTTGATGTTCAAGATTATGATAAAAATTCAACTAATCCGTTTGAACGGATTAATTTAGGTTTAAGAATGGCATATTATGCTCGTAATAATGAACCATTTTTTCAAGGAGCATATGGAAGTGGTTTAGATGCTGATCACAATGAAGGTGGCAATAGTTATCCTACTGGACTTGATTTTAGTCGTGTTCCTGAAATTAAATCGCTGCGGGGTTTAATCTTTAACGATATTATTAAATCTTCAAACAACTCACGTAAAATTTGAAGAGCAACTTTTTATAATAATGATAGATTTTTTGAAATTGATAATTTAAATTTGGAACAAGCCGGTTTTGAAAATTTTGCTCAAGCATTTGCGACTGAAAGACCAAAAATAAAATTTTCAAATGGCCCAACCACAGTTGGTTTCAAAATCAAGGAAGATTTAAGTTCAACTGCTATTGCTAATTTAATTCGTTTTAAAGAATTAGTAAAAAATGATAATAAGGATTTTTTAGGCAAAATTTTAGTGGATGTTGATACTCCAAATAAAGATAGTGTTGTTCAAAAATTGCAAAATGCTGGCTTTACAGTAGAGCAAGATAATGGATTTAGTTTCCAATAA
- a CDS encoding ribonuclease J has translation MNPTRLVAIGGVQEIGKSSLFVEYKDNIFIVDAGIKFADTAQTGIKGIIPDYSYLAQNKHKIKGLFITHGHEDHIGGVVYLVKQVAFKKIFAPRIAIQYLKLKFEEHKVPSDIEFIEIEKSAVHRFGECWVDFWSAQHSIPDAFGIRINTPNGSIMCTGDFRFDYNPIGESYTDFARLDQIGKEGLTVLLSDSTNAMRPFHSPSENDILKDIEKYIRQATRKVIITAFASNLTRVKAIIELVAKLGKKVATFGRSMVNGVKIGRKLGYINVDNKVLLDKKQVSSVPDKDLVILTTGSQGEQLAALARMSHGKHQSVKIEKGDLIIFSSSPIPGNHMVIELLINRLAKLGADIKENGVDGYLHTSGHAYKHEHDKIFQLTKPKYFIPYHGEYRMSIVHGQSAVRNGVNPNNIFIPEKGRVYNIINQVVSESDEKIDYGPIYIDGHNVLNLNANVIKERQQLAESGFVNICLVIDRPNKNIIGRPSLISRGAFYVKTSLALVNEAKRVAHGAALYYVKNTQNFNIVELKQLIIERLENLFYKEKRRKPIIIPTILYTDDPNDVVLQNSELKFDKKEKTNSKTKSILKNVRSEMFGDQSELEDDIHDDEEDIE, from the coding sequence ATGAACCCAACAAGATTAGTAGCAATTGGTGGTGTACAAGAAATTGGTAAATCTTCATTATTTGTTGAATATAAAGACAATATTTTTATAGTTGATGCGGGAATTAAATTTGCTGATACTGCACAAACTGGTATTAAAGGCATAATTCCAGATTATTCGTATTTAGCACAAAATAAACACAAAATTAAAGGTTTATTCATTACTCATGGTCACGAAGATCATATCGGAGGAGTTGTTTATTTAGTTAAACAAGTGGCTTTTAAAAAAATATTCGCCCCACGTATAGCAATTCAATATTTAAAATTAAAATTTGAAGAGCACAAAGTTCCAAGTGATATTGAATTTATTGAAATTGAAAAATCGGCTGTACATCGTTTTGGAGAATGTTGAGTAGATTTTTGATCAGCACAACACTCAATTCCAGATGCGTTTGGTATTCGTATTAATACTCCTAATGGTTCAATAATGTGCACCGGTGATTTTAGATTCGATTACAATCCTATTGGTGAAAGTTATACTGATTTTGCTCGTTTAGATCAAATTGGTAAAGAAGGTTTAACTGTTTTATTATCTGATTCAACAAATGCAATGCGTCCGTTTCATTCTCCTTCAGAAAACGATATTTTAAAAGATATTGAAAAATATATTAGGCAAGCAACTCGTAAAGTGATTATTACAGCTTTTGCTTCTAATTTAACACGTGTTAAAGCAATAATTGAATTAGTTGCAAAATTAGGCAAAAAGGTAGCCACCTTTGGTCGTTCAATGGTTAATGGCGTAAAAATTGGTCGCAAATTAGGTTATATTAATGTTGATAACAAGGTTTTGCTTGATAAAAAACAAGTGTCAAGTGTACCCGATAAAGATTTAGTTATTTTAACAACCGGTAGTCAAGGTGAGCAATTAGCTGCTCTTGCGAGAATGTCGCACGGTAAGCACCAAAGTGTAAAAATAGAAAAAGGTGATTTAATAATATTTTCTTCTAGTCCTATTCCAGGTAATCATATGGTGATTGAACTTCTAATTAACCGTTTGGCTAAACTAGGAGCAGATATCAAAGAAAATGGTGTAGATGGTTATTTACACACTTCTGGACACGCATATAAACATGAACACGATAAAATTTTTCAATTAACTAAACCTAAATACTTTATTCCTTACCATGGCGAATATCGTATGAGTATAGTCCATGGTCAAAGTGCTGTGCGCAACGGTGTAAATCCTAATAATATTTTCATTCCCGAAAAAGGTCGTGTTTATAACATTATTAATCAAGTAGTGAGTGAAAGTGATGAAAAAATAGATTATGGACCTATTTATATTGATGGGCATAATGTGTTAAATTTAAATGCCAATGTAATCAAAGAAAGACAGCAATTAGCTGAAAGCGGTTTTGTTAATATTTGTTTAGTTATAGACCGTCCGAATAAAAATATAATTGGACGACCATCGCTAATCTCACGAGGTGCGTTTTATGTTAAAACTTCATTAGCTTTAGTTAATGAAGCAAAGCGTGTAGCGCACGGCGCAGCTTTATACTATGTTAAAAACACACAAAATTTTAATATAGTAGAGTTAAAACAATTAATTATAGAACGACTTGAAAATCTTTTTTATAAGGAAAAAAGAAGAAAACCAATTATAATCCCAACGATTTTATACACAGATGATCCTAATGATGTAGTTTTACAAAACAGCGAGCTTAAATTTGATAAAAAAGAAAAAACTAATTCAAAAACTAAGTCAATTTTGAAAAATGTGCGTAGTGAAATGTTCGGCGATCAATCCGAACTTGAAGATGATATCCATGATGACGAAGAAGATATAGAATAA
- the lgt gene encoding prolipoprotein diacylglyceryl transferase: MNIENKFGIVAGVPANSASVLFNIGALPIRTYSITLMMGMLAAILTIAFFWKREKYKWDILYTLIVIVIPTSIVGARLWDLVEEAIYNPNYDFSNWYKVWEGGLSIQGGVILSAACGMIYAYHRRHDVDFRKVLDFIIPTILIGQVIGRWGNYANHEVYGKVDWDGSSVLIFGKTFAQNLFISDAYSASLNQPGLFRYPLFLYEGLANLAGYLVLVWIINLFGLLKPGSNSGLYFVWYGLVRLALEPLRESAFQIYTIASLVFIALGTAMFIYFMFFNPIHYKKTKNKYRFKYIYSHPQKYLDHVNKTRLFDRKKPVYTVLRG, from the coding sequence ATGAATATCGAAAATAAATTTGGTATTGTAGCTGGTGTTCCTGCCAATTCAGCTTCAGTGTTATTTAATATTGGAGCTTTGCCAATTCGTACATATTCAATTACATTGATGATGGGTATGTTGGCGGCCATTTTAACTATTGCGTTTTTTTGAAAAAGAGAAAAATATAAATGAGATATTTTATACACTTTGATTGTAATAGTTATTCCGACTTCAATAGTTGGTGCTCGTTTATGAGATTTAGTTGAAGAAGCTATTTATAACCCAAATTATGATTTTTCAAATTGGTATAAAGTTTGAGAAGGTGGTTTAAGTATTCAAGGTGGAGTAATTTTGAGTGCTGCGTGTGGGATGATTTATGCTTATCATCGTCGACACGATGTCGATTTTAGAAAAGTGTTAGATTTTATTATTCCAACAATTTTAATAGGACAAGTAATTGGCCGTTGAGGAAACTACGCTAACCATGAAGTTTATGGAAAAGTAGATTGAGATGGTTCATCTGTATTAATTTTTGGTAAAACTTTTGCCCAAAATCTATTTATTTCAGATGCGTATAGTGCATCACTAAATCAACCAGGTTTATTTAGATACCCATTATTTTTATACGAAGGTTTAGCAAACCTTGCTGGCTATTTAGTGCTAGTTTGAATAATTAATTTATTTGGTTTGTTAAAACCTGGTTCAAATTCAGGCTTATACTTTGTGTGATATGGTTTAGTAAGATTGGCTCTTGAACCTTTACGTGAAAGTGCTTTTCAAATCTACACCATCGCATCATTGGTATTTATCGCACTAGGAACAGCAATGTTTATTTACTTTATGTTCTTCAATCCAATACATTACAAAAAAACTAAAAATAAATACAGATTTAAATATATTTATTCACACCCACAAAAATATTTAGACCATGTGAATAAAACAAGACTATTTGATAGAAAAAAACCTGTTTATACAGTATTAAGGGGATAA
- the mip gene encoding Ig-specific serine endopeptidase MIP: protein MKKNKLYLVFSLASISATIPTIAVACAKKENDNIDGGGQNNDKKGTETKKDLSNLDLQAIQALSFDEVFEAKFGRGADTSRSNIDALTLSQNKDLVNLTLKNNLDKNFDFNLIAIDAKFDANITGMASFKVQITNKTDKTKTSLKNYELSGFKTTPMGVDAQGTIPIDTTRNTVTSEYINANQTQRYQIDNEEYLRELKQQYQNRPINEVRDGLNYTPEYAQKFNDLAVEAKIPSYEDGVYKGFTVPKFKPDGAIEGLSINTGTPPTRYSKTDFLGNRNIFQSIGLARLLPNETYRDIAYQTMSVSFSYFDDFASEIEELKSNIAKMKEWQAAQNNQRLAEYIEALANVEREKILDLQFQLKQQLEDPRTAEIDKEGIKKRFEADIAQINNTINTEIKTLTFEKVIQSWEKQIQDYETQKSSGKKLRASSGTMWIMDYEISKDGKYPTKWYFGTNSHVARIFHRQGFNGLSITVLQSTPGVGLNTKLKITGFDPHFYTYSFNGDKVKEAVTRIYDATDYLNTSPKQYLDEKGKKEYADVEEMIDFAVIEVDFSKFNSIDKNKFSLQNDRKDKEDEFLNSINGKDFGEEIAKAVTNNYANWEENKKVKFLSTSYLKDYDQIDFDLVIKKDQTPKKTDELFALGYPKATEDFFLDPITEKDQYEARQSYESLWINSNYEFYNNKAVAEDGPQNISKEKLDKGNYLSYQIGYRSFIDKPGLNDGFIVSPIRGRNIYTTLDENYKSQKYFNSGLQYMLRHFVPIGGSSGSSVRNQENRLVGVHSTIIRDARTDFVAAFRSEGWDYRNAYNGYNLEQYDLIYGGGKNQKTSYRQALEKKYNNTFKTQLFPNGVSQDNIPDEFKFNNQDLLNKKTN from the coding sequence ATGAAAAAAAATAAATTATATTTAGTGTTTTCATTAGCCTCAATTTCAGCAACAATTCCGACAATTGCGGTAGCATGTGCTAAAAAAGAAAATGATAATATTGATGGCGGAGGACAAAATAACGATAAAAAAGGTACTGAAACAAAAAAAGATTTAAGTAATTTAGATTTACAAGCAATACAAGCATTGAGTTTTGACGAAGTGTTTGAGGCTAAATTTGGTCGTGGTGCTGATACGTCTAGATCTAATATTGATGCCTTGACACTATCTCAAAATAAAGATTTAGTAAACTTAACTTTGAAAAATAATTTAGATAAAAATTTTGATTTTAATTTGATTGCAATTGATGCTAAATTTGATGCTAATATAACTGGAATGGCTAGCTTTAAGGTTCAAATTACAAATAAAACTGATAAAACTAAAACTAGCTTAAAAAATTATGAATTAAGTGGTTTTAAAACCACACCAATGGGTGTCGATGCACAAGGAACTATACCAATTGATACAACTCGAAACACAGTAACGAGCGAATATATTAATGCCAATCAAACACAAAGATATCAAATTGATAATGAAGAATATTTACGTGAATTAAAGCAACAATACCAAAACCGTCCAATTAACGAAGTAAGAGATGGTTTAAACTATACACCTGAATATGCTCAAAAATTTAATGATTTAGCAGTCGAGGCTAAAATACCAAGTTATGAAGATGGTGTTTATAAAGGTTTTACTGTACCAAAGTTTAAACCTGATGGCGCAATTGAAGGTTTATCAATTAACACTGGTACACCACCAACAAGATACTCAAAAACAGATTTTTTAGGCAATAGAAATATTTTTCAATCTATTGGTTTAGCTCGTTTATTGCCTAACGAAACTTATAGAGATATAGCTTACCAAACAATGTCGGTGTCATTTTCATATTTTGATGATTTCGCTTCTGAAATCGAAGAATTAAAATCTAACATTGCTAAAATGAAGGAATGACAAGCAGCTCAAAATAACCAACGTTTAGCTGAATATATTGAAGCATTAGCGAATGTTGAAAGAGAAAAAATATTAGATTTACAATTTCAATTAAAACAACAATTAGAAGACCCACGTACGGCTGAAATTGATAAAGAAGGTATTAAGAAAAGATTTGAAGCAGACATTGCTCAAATTAATAACACAATCAATACTGAAATAAAAACATTAACTTTTGAAAAAGTTATCCAAAGTTGAGAAAAACAAATTCAAGATTATGAAACTCAAAAATCAAGTGGCAAAAAACTTCGTGCTTCTTCAGGTACTATGTGAATTATGGACTATGAAATCTCTAAAGATGGTAAATATCCAACCAAATGATATTTTGGAACCAATTCTCACGTAGCAAGAATTTTCCATCGTCAAGGCTTTAATGGTTTAAGTATTACTGTTCTACAATCAACGCCTGGAGTTGGTTTAAACACCAAATTAAAAATAACTGGTTTTGATCCTCATTTTTATACATATTCATTTAATGGCGATAAAGTCAAAGAAGCAGTTACTAGAATTTATGATGCTACAGATTATTTGAACACCTCACCTAAACAATATTTAGATGAAAAAGGAAAAAAAGAATACGCTGATGTTGAAGAAATGATAGATTTTGCTGTGATTGAAGTTGATTTTTCAAAATTCAACAGCATTGATAAAAATAAATTTAGCCTACAAAATGACCGCAAAGATAAAGAAGATGAATTTTTAAATTCGATTAACGGCAAAGATTTTGGTGAAGAAATTGCAAAAGCAGTGACAAATAATTACGCTAATTGAGAAGAAAATAAAAAAGTTAAATTTTTATCAACATCTTATTTAAAAGACTATGACCAAATTGATTTTGATTTAGTAATTAAAAAAGATCAAACACCGAAAAAAACTGATGAATTATTTGCTCTAGGATATCCTAAAGCCACAGAAGATTTCTTTTTAGATCCAATTACCGAAAAAGATCAATACGAAGCAAGACAATCATATGAAAGTTTATGAATCAACTCTAATTATGAATTCTATAACAACAAGGCTGTTGCTGAAGATGGACCACAAAACATATCTAAAGAAAAATTAGATAAAGGTAATTATTTATCATACCAAATTGGTTATCGTTCATTTATAGATAAACCTGGTTTAAATGATGGCTTTATTGTTAGTCCAATTCGGGGTAGAAATATTTATACCACTCTAGATGAGAATTATAAATCACAAAAATACTTTAATTCAGGCCTTCAATATATGTTAAGACACTTTGTACCAATTGGCGGCTCATCTGGTTCGAGTGTAAGAAATCAAGAAAATAGATTAGTTGGGGTTCACAGTACTATTATTAGAGATGCTCGTACTGATTTTGTGGCGGCATTTAGATCAGAAGGATGAGATTACAGAAATGCTTATAATGGGTATAATTTAGAACAATATGATTTAATTTATGGTGGTGGCAAAAACCAAAAAACATCATACAGACAAGCATTAGAAAAAAAATATAACAACACATTCAAAACTCAATTATTCCCTAACGGTGTTTCGCAAGATAATATTCCCGATGAATTTAAATTCAACAACCAAGATTTATTGAATAAAAAAACAAATTAG
- a CDS encoding MSC_0618 family F1-like ATPase beta subunit, which translates to MTGKIIKFNTDVIEIQFATENLPKVNNLLTLHDGKTYLLVKRVLNDTTVKAIVIYTYQPIALNDEVLNTNKSFMVPVGKKSKNNIYSFTGLPLLPQIDTPEYVEMNSTINKDKFIDTKVELIETGIKAIDFFIPIIKGYKMGIFGGAGVGKTVLMKEIIFNVNNANKQTSNIFIGSGERSREGIELYNELKSSNLLKNSIMFVSKMNESPGARMSIVPIGITAAEYLRDKEKEDVLLFIDNIYRFVQAENEVSSSLGKKPSVGGYQSTLESDVANIEHRMFKNANGAITSFQTMFLPMDDLSDPSAVAVFNHLDGNLVLSRAQTAKNIFPAFDPLASQSNSVNETIIGKEHFNAIIETKRILKTYKDLEDVILILGFDELDDENKTIVKKALQLENFFTQNFFMTEHFTKSKGEFVKLKDTVKSVQRILNGEYLKQSPEIFSYVGSALNIPTDKELGL; encoded by the coding sequence ATGACAGGAAAAATTATTAAATTTAACACAGATGTTATTGAAATTCAGTTTGCGACTGAAAATTTACCTAAAGTAAACAACTTATTAACCTTGCACGATGGCAAAACCTATTTATTAGTTAAAAGAGTTTTAAACGATACTACTGTAAAAGCTATTGTTATTTATACTTATCAGCCTATTGCGCTGAACGATGAAGTATTAAATACAAATAAGAGTTTCATGGTACCTGTAGGTAAAAAATCAAAAAATAACATTTATAGTTTTACTGGTTTGCCGCTTTTACCACAAATTGATACACCCGAATATGTTGAAATGAATTCAACCATTAATAAAGATAAATTTATTGACACCAAAGTTGAATTAATTGAAACTGGAATTAAAGCAATAGATTTTTTCATCCCAATTATTAAAGGCTACAAAATGGGTATTTTTGGTGGAGCTGGAGTTGGTAAAACAGTTTTAATGAAAGAAATTATTTTTAATGTTAATAATGCCAATAAACAAACAAGTAACATATTCATTGGTTCCGGCGAGCGTTCGCGCGAGGGTATTGAACTATATAACGAACTAAAAAGTTCTAATTTATTAAAAAACTCAATTATGTTTGTTTCAAAAATGAACGAATCGCCAGGTGCTAGAATGTCTATTGTTCCGATTGGAATTACAGCTGCTGAATATTTAAGAGACAAAGAAAAAGAAGATGTATTATTATTTATTGATAACATTTACCGTTTTGTTCAAGCTGAAAATGAAGTTAGTTCATCGCTAGGTAAAAAACCTTCTGTAGGTGGTTATCAATCAACATTGGAAAGCGATGTGGCTAACATTGAACACCGTATGTTTAAAAATGCTAATGGGGCTATTACATCATTCCAAACAATGTTTTTACCAATGGATGACTTGTCAGATCCTTCTGCTGTGGCAGTGTTCAATCACCTTGACGGTAACCTTGTTTTATCAAGAGCTCAAACAGCAAAAAATATTTTTCCAGCCTTTGACCCTTTAGCTAGTCAATCAAACTCAGTCAATGAAACAATTATTGGTAAAGAACATTTCAACGCAATTATTGAAACAAAAAGAATTTTAAAAACTTATAAAGATCTAGAAGATGTTATTTTAATTTTAGGTTTTGATGAATTAGATGACGAAAACAAAACCATTGTTAAAAAAGCATTACAACTGGAAAACTTCTTTACTCAAAACTTCTTTATGACCGAACATTTTACTAAATCAAAAGGTGAGTTTGTTAAATTAAAAGACACTGTTAAAAGTGTTCAAAGAATTCTTAATGGTGAATATTTAAAACAAAGTCCTGAAATTTTCTCATATGTAGGTTCAGCTCTGAATATTCCAACTGATAAAGAATTAGGTCTATAA